Proteins encoded within one genomic window of Marasmius oreades isolate 03SP1 chromosome 4, whole genome shotgun sequence:
- a CDS encoding uncharacterized protein (MEROPS:MER0044357), with amino-acid sequence MQTSTPQNPKTITENLSTLIDQSCYVVPTFQFECGAELCEVPVAYKTWGTLNEARDNAMIICHAFTGSADVVDWWGPLMGPGKAFDPRRFFIICCNVIGSPYGTVSPITMNPDTGRTHGPDFPPSTIRDDVRLHKLVLDHLGVSSVAVAVGGSMGGMAVLEWPLCTPSGYVRHIIPLATSARHSAWCISWGEAQRQSIYSDPGYEDGYYTSQPASGLSAARMSALLTYRSRDSFESRFGRKAQITKGKATQSSLLTPPGSPRIQAANDARNAHNDGYRNASKLKSQLFSLSLPPDTEEVQAPPYHTPPSTTIFSAQSYLRYQGEKFINRFDANCYIHITRKMDTHDVSRDRRLVSLVDGIEMEENESEAVARVLSTLPPRALVIGIATDGLFTPSEQKEIAAHIPDAELVIIQSPDGHDGFLLEFEQINTHILRVLRREFEEFYKLSIDSDEPVEGFAIKQTSLFGEAEADIAHW; translated from the exons ATGCAGACGTCTACGCCTCAAAATCCTAAAACTATTACCGAAAATTTATCTACTCTCATCGATCAGTCGTGCTACGTCGTTCCAACCTTTCAGTTCGAATGTGGCGCAGAGCTTTGTGAGGTCCCTGTTGCCTACAAAACCTGGGGTACCCTCAACGAGGCGAGGGATAATGCTATGATTATCTGCCATGCCTTTACAGGAAGTGCGGATGTTGTAGATTG GTGGGGGCCGTTAATGGGACCCGGAAAAGCTTTCGATCCCAGAAGATTCTTCATTATTTGCTGCAATGTCATTGGATCTCCGTATGGCACTGTATCACCCATCACAATGAACCCCGATACGGGTAGAACCCATGGACCAGATTTCCCTCCGTCGACGATTCGAGACGATGTCAG ACTTCACAAACTGGTGTTGGATCATCTCGGTGTGTCGTCTGTGGCAGTCGCAGTTGGAGGCTCCATGGGAGGTATGGCTGTTCTAGAATGGCCTCTTTGCACACCTTCAGGCTACGTCCGTCACATAATACCTCTTGCTACCTCCGCACGACATTCTGCCTGGTGTATCAGCTGGGGTGAAGCTCAACGCCAGAGCATCTACAGCGATCCAGGATACGAAGATGGCTACTACACCTCGCAACCCGCCTCTGGTCTATCTGCTGCTCGTATGAGTGCCCTTCTAACCTACCGCTCTCGTGATTCCTTCGAAAGTCGTTTCGGAAGAAAGGCACAGATTACGAAAGGAAAGGCCACGCAAAGTTCTCTCTTGACACCTCCCGGATCTCCGAGAATACAGGCTGCGAATGATGCACGTAATGCCCATAACGACGGATATCGAAATGCGTCGAAGCTTAAATCGCAGCTTTTCTCGTTATCGCTGCCACCGGATACTGAAGAGGTGCAAGCACCACCATACCACACTCCTCCCAGTACGACCATCTTCTCCGCTCAATCTTATTTACGCTATCAAGGCGAAAAATTCATCAACAGATTCGACGCCAACTGTTACATCCACATCACACGCAAAATGGACACACACGACGTTTCTCGCGATCGCCGCCTTGTCTCTCTCGTTGATGGTATCGAGATGGAAGAAAACGAGTCTGAGGCGGTCGCCAGGGTGCTTTCCACATTGCCTCCTCGTGCCTTGGTCATTGGTATCGCTACAGACGGCCTTTTTACTCCATCGGAGCAGAAGGAAATTGCGGCACATATTCCTGATGCGGAGCTCGTGATTATACAATCGCCAGATGGACACGACGGGTTTTTGCTTGAGTTTGAGCAAATAAATACTCATATTCTGCGGGTTTTGCGCCGCGAGTTCGAAGAGTTTTACAAACTATCCATTGATAGTGATGAACCTGTTGAAGGCTTTGCCATTAAGCAAACTAGCTTATTTGGAGAGGCTGAAGCCGACATAGCTCATTGGTAG
- a CDS encoding uncharacterized protein (BUSCO:EOG09262SR7) has protein sequence MEPSGSTATASFKSESYDNVFSPSRTVKVLFFQRGMLTPWPIIVVTGANGGIGFGICQRLLYQLSESSPPDANLPVEQKLSLTGDTDDGIQTPCQGLTLILACRSKKRAEAAMEKLFTLLDEHIEKLKKRKGYDGHAEVFRKNLRLKFHELDLGMLSTVSKFSNELKENYPYVSHLICNAGVATFHRINWWRCAKQLLSSPLGAVTHPMFYSETWGEVSIDCYGWVWQCNTFGHYFLFRELEPLLLSPRCPMTSRVIWTSSLKAWRDYTSDDWQLKLSKAPYNASKYQTELIATLFDHRELRKAPSEKRTRHFISHPGVCHTNIDLNLIPPILHYLKWVVFHLARLLGSPNHPISFEKGALSGVWLTIVSLASISVLLSRGENKATAGNGRCNFTNGHSKHELDDRPPAKIGSCCDRWGNPIIGVFPIEGWDVQEAERLVEKFEETYLKEKEHQRWQPAPETATEKM, from the exons ATGGAACCCTCGGGTAGCACAGCCACTGCATCTTTCAAGTCCGAATCGTATGATAATGTATTCTCGCCGTCGAGGACTGTCAAGGTTCTCTTCTTTCAACGTGGCATGCTCACTCCGTGGCCCATCATAGTTGTTACTGGAGCGAACGG TGGAATAGGTTTTGGTATTTGCCAACGGCTGTTATACCAGCTTTCAGAATCTTCACCTCCAGACGCAAATCTTCCCGTCGAGCAGAAGCTCTCTTTGACAGGAGATACCGACGACGGTATTCAGACTCCATGCCAAGGATTGACGCTCATCCTTGCATGTCGAAGTAAAAAACGCGCAGAGGCAGCCATGGAAAAGCTGTTTACTTTGCTTGATGAACATATAGAGAAACTCAAAAAACGAAAGGGATATGATGGCCATGCGGAGGTCTTCAGGAAGAACCTGAGGTTGAAATTTCACGAATTGGACCTTGGGATGTTGAGCACCGTCAGTAAATTCTCAAACGAGCTAAAAGAAAA TTACCCATACGTTTCCCATCTAATATGCAACGCTGGCGTAGCGACATTTCACAGAATTAACTGGTGGCGTTGTGCAAAACAATTACTATCCTCACCTCTTGGTGCCGTTACACACCCAATGTTCTACTCCGAGACATGGGGAGAGGTGAGCATAGACTGTTATGGCTGGGTTTGGCAATGCAACACGTTTGGACATTATTTTCTG TTCCGTGAACTGGAACCGCTTTTGCTATCACCCAGATGCCCAATGACTTCCCGTGTCATCTGGACATCGTCTTTAAAGGCCTGGAGGGATTACACTTCCGACGACTGGCAACTAAAACTCTCTAAAGCTCCTTACAACGCATCAAAATATCAGACCGAGCTGATAGCGACTCTTTTCGATCACCGCGAGCTTCGCAAAGCCCCTAGCGAGAAACGCACGCGACATTTCATCTCTCATCCAGGTGTCTGCCATACAAATATTGACCTCAACCTCATTCCGCCTATATTACACTATCTGAAATGGGTGGTTTTCCACCTC GCACGACTGCTTGGTTCTCCAAACCATCCTATATCTTTCGAAAAGGGTGCACTTTCCGGTGTTTGGCTAACCATCGTGTCCCTCGCTTCCATCTCGGTTTTATTATCCCGGGGTGAAAACAAAGCTACAGCTGGTAACGGACGCTGTAATTTTACCAATGGTCATTCCAAACACGAACTCGATGACCGACCTCCTGCGAAGATTGGTTCATGTTGCGATAGGTGGGGGAACCCTATTATTGGAGTCTTTCCTATCGAGGGTTGGGATGTTCAAGAGGCGGAGCGGCTGGTTGAAAAGTTTGAAGAGACATAtctgaaggagaaggagcacCAGCGGTGGCAACCAGCACCCGAAACTGCAACTGAAAAGATGTAA
- a CDS encoding uncharacterized protein (BUSCO:EOG09260TLW): MPRGILLTANLPQLQNLIKRDPPGYRDEFLQQWNHYNSIRQIFRLNPDEHAAQFRELVAFIAQVATCYPKETQEFPSHISSTLMESYGVLFPETRKALIQTLVMLRNKGVTTSIDLLKCLFPLLPRTTSPALRSLIRKTILTDIRTANMKSKNHKLNRSIQTMMFGMVERGLDDQNFGNKGKAKEISSDGKGTGHGEDAMWAVILTKELWRKGIWNDAKPVSIVALGCLHPIVKVQSASMHFFLGDEEAQEDSEDEEEDVDVRALHHRREINKKTRSGDKKLQKKLNTAKKKKYGNDPSQPNFPALQLLHDPQTFAEKLFDILNRYDKRFSLDHKILMMQLVSRVMGAHQLCVLSFYTYILKYLTYHQLRVPTILVSLAQSVHELTPPDVLTPVIRKLANEFVHPGVASEVIAAGINAIREVCRRQPWAMEEDLLGDLIEYKKSKGKAVTAAARGLLQLYREVNPGMLKKRERGKEATMGMLSGNHQPLPFGHSAGAAVDIEGLSLLEEHLQKLREQDNPEEMDEDAAWNGWDAESDSSEDSDGTGWVNVEDSGQEYFDVSDSDDENEKKGEEQNEATAPKEPTLSTLATTKILTPADFALLNDLRIQAATKAVESGGGSRAKRKLAELETSKSHQRGESASAFISEEDILGPRKKLKADYEERMASIQKGREGREKFGSRKGKKTKETPSSSTNREKAKKKPIMMILSSGAVRGKKKASLRQKQQKLREHIDRAKKARR; this comes from the exons ATGCCTAGAGGCATCCTTCTCACCGCAAACCTTCCGCAACTACAAAACTTAATCAAACGAGATCCTCCAGGATACAGAGATGAATTTCTTCAGCAATGGAATCACTACAACAGTATTCGCCAAATCTTTCGTTTGAATCCCGATGAACATGCTGCGCAGTTCCGAGAACTCGTAGCGTTTATTGCCCAAGTAGCGACCTGCTATCCAAAGGAGACGCAAGAATTTCCTTCACATATATCATCTACTCTCATGGAAAGCTATGGTGTCCTCTTTCCAGAAACACGAAAGGCCCTCATCCAAACGTTGGTCATGCTTCGTAACAAGGGAGTAACGACGTCCATCGA CCTTCTAAAATGTCTAttccctcttcttccccGTACGACGTCTCCTGCCCTTCGGTCGCTAATACGCAAGACGATCTTGACCGACATCCGAACTGCCAACATGAAGAGCAAAAACCACAAACTGAACCGTTCGATACAGACGATGATGTTCGGAATGGTAGAGAGAGGACTCGATGATCAGAATTTTGGAAATAAgggaaaggcaaaggaaatCTCTAGCGATGGGAAAGGAACGGGACATGGTGAAGATGCGATGTGGGCAGTTATACTTACTAAAGAGTTGTGGAGGAAGGGTATTTG GAACGACGCGAAGCCAGTGTCGATAGTTGCGCTAGGCTGTTTGCATCCCATCGTCAAGGTGCAGAGTGCGTCAATGCACTTCTTTTTGGGCGATGAAGAGGCCCAAGAGGAtagcgaggatgaggaagag GACGTCGATGTCAGGGCCCTTCACCATCGTCGTGAAATCAACAAAAAGACACGAAGTGGGGATAAAAAGCTTCAGAAAAAGCTTAATACTGCCAAGAAG AAAAAGTACGGCAACGATCCTTCTCAACCAAACTTCCCCGCTCTACAGCTACTCCATGATCCCCAAACATTCGCCGAAAAACTTTTTGATATCCTCAACCGCTACGACAAACGGTTTTCCTTGGACCACAAAATATTAATGATGCAGCTCGTCTCTCGTGTCATGGGCGCACACCAACTTTGTGTTCTCAGCTTTTACACCTACATCCTCAAATATCTCACCTACCACCAACTGCGCGTTCCCACGATACTCGTCTCACTAGCACAGTCGGTCCACGAATTGACGCCTCCGGATGTTCTCACTCCGGTGATACGAAAACTCGCCAACGAGTTTGTTCATCCTGGGGTTGCAAGCGAGGTTATCGCTGCTGGGATCAATGCTATCCGTGAAGTGTGTAGGCGACAGCCTTGGGCTATGGAAGAGGATTTACTTGGGGATTTAATTGAGTACAAGAAGAGTAAAGGCAAGGCGGTGACCGCGGCGGCTCGAGGTTTATTGCAACTGTACCGAGAGGTGAATCCTGGAATGCTGAAAAAGCGGGAGCGG GGTAAAGAAGCGACGATGGGAATGTTGAGCGGAAATCATCAACCGTTACCTTTTGGTCACTCCGCTGGGGCTGCTGTCGACATTGAAGGACTTTCC TTGTTGGAAGAGCATCTTCAGAAGCTTCGTGAACAGGACAATCCGGAAGAGATGGACGAGGATGCAGCATGGAATGGGTGGGACGCAGAATCCGATTCTTCCGAAGACTCTGATGGGACGGGCTGGGTAAATGTCGAGGATAGTGGTCAGGAATACTTCGACGTCAGTGATAGTGACGATGAAAATGAGAAGAAGGGCGAGGAACAGAATGAAGCGACTGCCCCGAAAGAGCCTACATTATCAACACTTGCAACGACGAAG ATTCTTACACCCGCCGACTTCGCCCTGTTGAACGACCTGCGTATACAAGCTGCGACAAAGGCCGTAGAGTCTGGTGGAGGTAGTAGAGCGAAACGGAAGCTTGCCGAACTCGAAACAAGTAAGAGCCATCAACGCGGCGAATCTGCGAGCGCGTTCATCTCTGAGGAGGATATCTTGGGCCCTCGAAAGAAACTGAAGGCTGATTACGAGGAGAGGATGGCTTCTATTCAGAAAGGGCGAGAAGGACGAGAGAAATTTGGGTCGAGGAAAGGTAAAAAGACGAAGGAGACGCCGAGCAGCTCAACGAATCGCGAGAAGGCGAAGAAAAAACCCATCATGATGATTCTCAGCAGTGGGGCTGTtagagggaagaaaaaggctTCTTTGAGGCAGAAGCAGCAGAAACTGAGGGAACACATAGACAGAGCGAAGAAAGCTCGGCGATAG